A window of Solanum stenotomum isolate F172 chromosome 9, ASM1918654v1, whole genome shotgun sequence genomic DNA:
tttattttaaatattcttttttttttttgttgaaataaaagaaaacattgtTTTAAATGCAAATGTTTTTGAAGATTATTATTTATCACATTAAATATAAACGTTTCATGttctacaattttaatattgaaatataaaatataagatgaaattaatgatattaataaatatcaaaatttgtatgaaatatattgtaattttaccaaatttagagagtagttttctaaaattagttgacttaactatgactatgatatttgttaatataatataattttgacttttaaactttaaataagaCACATGTCTCTCATCTAGAGATCCACTTAacgaaatggagggaaggggtAATGGAGGGGAGCCAAATCCAAGTCAAACAAATGATGTTAcaattgaaaattattattcttcaattttcaaactttagCACGAGAGAGTGACAAAGATCATACTTTGACATGAtaattttgcaattttttaaGTGCTCTACGTACCATGTTTAAACTTTTTGTTAATACTTTTGTTtattaagatatatatttattgattattattttaattagaagctacataatatacaaaattcttATTTTACTGAACAACTAACttctttatctttcttttttttcggTTTTCAACTAATGTTTCATACTCTGAGGTCTTGACTAAGTCGGATTCATACTATTTAAAGCcattataaaaaagaaacattttttatcaatttttttttatattcgaACTTGAAATAATCTCTAAGCATGATTTTAGTGGTGAACGAATAACTATTTAAATGGTGCCTTCATGTGGTACTAGTACAACAACTTGCATGTAAATAAATCAAGTTTAACAAAAGAATCCCTTCGAATTCCTAAACTTAGCACTATTATTATGTCATTGTAGTCTGTAGaaatataaaatcatcttatacaaattaaaaaaaaaaaaaccatataATAACCTAGAGTCACGTGATGCCATTAAGACAAAACACCCCGACCAAGTAATTAAGTAATCCCAAAAATTGTGTGTGTATGTGTGAttagggggtgggggtggggggtggggtgtCATGAGCAGTGAGCcaagaataattaaaaatttctaaatttgaaagttggtcaaagtaaaaatgtgaaataattgtactaaaattattaaattctaaCACAAAGGTGACCTATGAGGAATCCCTTTTCTTCTACTCATGCTAGTAGCCATGTCTTCATCActtatgtttttattataaCTATTGATTGTAATTCTTCCACACACATATAATCcacttcttttcttcctcacacaTGGAAAATTATTAGTAGTACTCATCAACATCATGTTCTCCGATCCCGACGACGATCCAGACGTCAACGATGAGCCCCAGGGCTCATCGTTGTCCACGATCGTCGATTGGGCTGTCTCGTTAGCCGTGTCATAATCAGCCATGTCATGAGGGATAAAGAAGTCCGGACCAAGTTGTAAAGTTGTACATCTCCTTAAGAATGGAGAAATGTCATTGTTGTGGTTTAGCACAAAATCCACCTAATCATcaatgaaattcaaaaattaatattgtCACTCAATAGAATTTTGTGTACATGAACTATTATGAGACTTATTGTACATGAtactaattttaatatttttacattttcgaGTCAGAGTGTTTTTCACGTAAAAATTTGTGTGTTTATACTTTTTTACCCTTTACTTGCACTAACTAGTCAGAAATGTAACAAAAACATGTTTCATCGACTAGTTTGTGCAAGTTGTGTAAAAGCTTAGACAAACTTTAGTGGTTCACGAATATTATATATAACTCGATTCACCTCCTTTTGTATCGTATAGGTGcataaaacataattcaattatgAGATATGAATTATGGTTTgtaatagaaaatatataagtaaaacatgttacaaagtttaaagagaATATTATATCAATTACCTTGCATCCTAGAGAGCAATGAATAAAGGGTTCTTGAAGGCTTCTATCACAAGAAGTGCAATAATTTCCAGATCCTTTGAATTGCCTATTTTGAGGTCTTTTCTTGATGAAAATCACCTTAGCACTATTTATTGTGTAGGCCTAATAGAATTATGAaccaaattaaaagaaatgattGCATATATTCTTTCAGCTAAACTGATGAGATGATTACAAACTTTAATATTTACCTGAACGTTTGAGCAATCTATGAGCTTCTCTAGGTCCTCAAGTCGAACAACATCATGGTACACATAACGTCGAATTTGAATAAGTCTATGGAAACGATGTGCCATCACACAATGAGGGCAAATACTTGTGCAAcaatctaaacaacaaatattcTTCTCATTCTTCTTTGCACTCTCGTGAGTTGAACATGGAGCAAAGAATTTTTCTCTATAGAGAGCTTCCAACCATGTTGGCTTTTGAATTCCCTAAATATCAACATACCATAACACAATTTAGATGTTATCGCAATATAAATAACATTTACACAATCAATCGATCACTTATAAGGTAACAAcacaacaatttctaacataGAAATGTCTAACAACACATAAAAGTAGATTTGATGaatgaaatagaagaagaacTTACCATGATCACATAAAAACACAACCTTCAAGACTCACAAAGTACTAAAGAAAAGCTAAGCAATGAGACAATGGGTTGATTGGAGAAAGAGAGGGACTAGGGTATTGATGTTAGTGTATTTATGGAGAATCACAAGAGAggaaagtatattttttattcctcGATTGCATACACAACATTTTGTCAAGAGGCTCActtgcatacatacatatttaaaGCGGAGTCAGATTTTTAAGTTTATGATACTATATGAATTCTTAGAAAGACAGTttgtttgaataaattatttatacatattaagtaAACTTCTTTTAACACAAATATCATATTATAACCAAATCTATTAAGtttcattaaaatatattttgagctTAATATGAATTCTGAATTTTAAGaacacaaatattatattttaactaAAACTATTGAGTTCCACAAAACAGTGTTTTGagttaataaattttgaatataagattttaaatcaaaattattgaattttatctAATATGTAGCTTTttctctaatatatatatatatatatgaaattaaataaagagaaaaagagtAAGATATGAGGAGAACGTGGGCACTGTTCCCATGTCTCCCATATTATTTTCTTCCCACATAAACTAATTTTCTCTATCTCCTTGTGTCGAGAGCTTAAGCCCTAAACAAAAATGAGTTGgcttgaaaaattattttttatttggttatcaatttaaacTTTAAGTTTTAAGTTTTCCCTAATTTTTATGTATGATCAGTGCAAAATATCTTTAAATCATACCacttaaaaagaatttaaattcTACTCATAAAATTATAGAGAACATGTTATAAATATGTCACTTAAAAAGTAATGACAAGTAATTCAATAGTTTTCAACCTAGAAAAAttagtaataaaaaatatagcatAACATACTTATatactaataatataatattaaaaaattgataatgCTATCCAtgtatataactttttttttttttgtatgctTTTTGAATCTCATATATCGGTAAATTAGGTTAGAGCTAGCGAGCTTCTTGT
This region includes:
- the LOC125876374 gene encoding protein RGF1 INDUCIBLE TRANSCRIPTION FACTOR 1 → MGIQKPTWLEALYREKFFAPCSTHESAKKNEKNICCLDCCTSICPHCVMAHRFHRLIQIRRYVYHDVVRLEDLEKLIDCSNVQAYTINSAKVIFIKKRPQNRQFKGSGNYCTSCDRSLQEPFIHCSLGCKVDFVLNHNNDISPFLRRCTTLQLGPDFFIPHDMADYDTANETAQSTIVDNDEPWGSSLTSGSSSGSENMMLMSTTNNFPCVRKKRSGLYVCGRITINSYNKNISDEDMATSMSRRKGIPHRSPLC